CACCCGTCATCTTCACGCCTCGTTCGAACAGGGCTATCCGGAAGACGTTCGCCAGCGCATTCTTGATAACTGGTAAGTTCTGACGCCTGTTTATCCCGTTCCCGGCACCGTTCGCCGGGAACAACCACCTTCCCCCCGGCTGCAGCAAAACCGCCGCTCGCTAAGGCCGTCAGCCGGTTATCGGTTGAGAAAGATCGATAATTCTGTCGGCGCTGGCAATGGTCGACGGTCGGTGCGCAACAATGATGCGGGTAATATTCAGCGCCACGATCGACGCATTGATCATCTTCTCGTTGTGCATATCGAGATGGCTGGTTGCCTCATCCATAAACAGCACGTTGGGTTTCTGATACAGCGCGCGCGCAATCAGCAGGCGCTGTTTTTGACCGCCGGAGATCCCGCCGCCCAGCTCGCCGATCATCGTTTCGTACCCCATCGGCATATGCATAATTTCATCGTGAATATTGCAGCGCTTCGCGCACGCCTGCACCAGATCCATATCCTGCCGATCGTCAAATCCGGCAATGTTGTCGGCTATCGAGCCGGAGAACAGCCGATCTTCCTGCAGCACGCAGGCGGTGCTGGCGCGGAAGTTGTTGATGCCGATTTTTTTGACGTCAAACCCGCCGATAAAGATCTCACCGCTGTCCGGCTGCAGCAGGCCGGACATCACCTTAAGCAGCGTGGTCTTACCAATGCCGGAGGTGCCGATCAGCGCCACCGATTCGCCGGGGGCGATGGTGATATTCACATCAGAGAAGATCGGTTTTGACAGCGCATCATACTGATAGCTCACGCCTTTTATCTCCAGCGATACGCCGGTGTTCTCCTCAAACACCTTACGAAACGGCAGCTCCTTCTCCGGCTCGCTGTAGGCAATTTCGGAGATACGCTCATTGTGAAGCGACAGCATTCTCAGCTGGATAGTCAGGTTAATCAGTGAGGTGGCCCGCTCGGCAAACTGTCCGCGATAGGCGTTAAACGCCATAAACATCCCGAGGGTCATATTGTTATCAATCACCATCATCGCCCCGAGCCACAGAATGACGACCTGATCGAGCGAGTTAATGAAGGTGTTAATCCCACCAAACATCATGTCGAATTTCGTCTGCCGAAGGGTGGCATTGCTGGTATCAATGTTGGTGTTCAGCCAGTGCTGAGATCGCCGGTGCTTCAGGTTGAGTGATTTGATGGTCGCAATACCGTACAGCGACTCCATAAAGTGCGACCCCGCGCGGGCGCGTTTGACGATCAGTTCCTCATTAATCGCACGATAGAATTTGTAGGTCGACAGGCGGATCAGGATGTAGCAGAGCGTGAAGCCCAGCACGACCAGAACCAGCCAGCCGCCGTACAGCGACAGCATCACCAGCAATCCGACCGCCATAATGGTGTCCATAATGCCGGTCACAATGCTGTTGGTGAAGGTCGAACGGATAGTGTCCAGCGAGCTGAAGCGCGACTGAATATCCCCCAGCTTGCGCTTTTCAAAGAACGAGAGCTGCAGGCTGAGCAGATGATCGAAGAAGCTGGTCTTCCACTGAATGTCCGTGTAGGTATCCAGCTTAAGCGATACCCAGGCGCGGATCAT
The sequence above is a segment of the Erwinia sp. SLM-02 genome. Coding sequences within it:
- a CDS encoding peptidase domain-containing ABC transporter; protein product: MNNNVLDQIFKRINFSIRSKVPVIIQSEATECGNACLAMVCGYYGKDIDLFNFRNRYGSSSQGATLNVLDRVAHEVGMKSRALSLELEEIGELRLPCILHWSLNHFVVLVAVKGHRYVINDPAMGRRVVQKKEMSENFSGIALELWPDSHFKKETLRSRISLRDLMHSIVGLKPALTKIFMLSIVIEMVNLLLPMGTQMVTDHVIPPRDHNLLLVICIGLIFFTIFKTFVSMIRAWVSLKLDTYTDIQWKTSFFDHLLSLQLSFFEKRKLGDIQSRFSSLDTIRSTFTNSIVTGIMDTIMAVGLLVMLSLYGGWLVLVVLGFTLCYILIRLSTYKFYRAINEELIVKRARAGSHFMESLYGIATIKSLNLKHRRSQHWLNTNIDTSNATLRQTKFDMMFGGINTFINSLDQVVILWLGAMMVIDNNMTLGMFMAFNAYRGQFAERATSLINLTIQLRMLSLHNERISEIAYSEPEKELPFRKVFEENTGVSLEIKGVSYQYDALSKPIFSDVNITIAPGESVALIGTSGIGKTTLLKVMSGLLQPDSGEIFIGGFDVKKIGINNFRASTACVLQEDRLFSGSIADNIAGFDDRQDMDLVQACAKRCNIHDEIMHMPMGYETMIGELGGGISGGQKQRLLIARALYQKPNVLFMDEATSHLDMHNEKMINASIVALNITRIIVAHRPSTIASADRIIDLSQPITG